From Microbacterium sp. 10M-3C3:
TCGTCGAGCTGGCCGCGTCGCGCGCCGGCCTGCGGCCGCGTGGCGCGGCGCGGCGCAAGACCCTGCGCGGCCGCTTCGGCGGCGCGCACCGACAGGTCTTCGTTCACGATCTTGTCGGCGAGGCGCTGCATCTGCGTCTCGTCATCCAGCGACAGGATCGCGCGTGCGTGACCCGCCGTGAGCACGCCGGCGGCGACGCGCTGCTGCACGGGAACCGGCAGGCGCAGCAGACGGATCGTGTTGCTGATCTGCGGACGGGACCGGCCGATCCGGGACGCGAGCTCTTCCTGAGTGATGCCGAAGTCGGCGAGGAGCTGCTCGTAGGCCGAGGCTTCTTCGAGGGGGTTGAGCTGCGACCGGTGCAGGTTCTCCAGCAGGGCGTCGCGGAGCAGGTTCTCGTCGGACGTGTCGCGCACGACGGCGGGGATGCTCTCGAGGCCGGCCTCACGCGCGGCACGCGTACGCCGCTCCCCCATGATCAGCTCATACGAGCCGTTCCCGACATCGCGCACGACCACAGGCTGCAGCACGCCGAACTCGCGGACGCTGTGCACGAGCTCCGCGAGGTCGTCGGGATCGAAGTGCGTGCGCGGCTGGCGCGGGTTGGGAACGATCGAGTGCGGGTCGATGTGCACGAGACGCGCGCCGGGAACCGCGACGAGGTCCTCGTCCGACGACCGCGTCGAGCCTGCATCCGTGGACGTGCCACCCGGCTTCGCACTGTCACCCACTGCGGGTGCACCAGGGAAGAACACGTCGACCGGACGTGCCTCCGTCGGCTCCGCCGTGGGGATGAGGGCTCCGATGCCGCGTCCCAGTCCAGTCCTCTTCGCCATCAGGCTTCCTTCTCTTCCGTTTCACCGCGGCGGATGATCTCCACCGCCGCCTCGCGATACGCCACCGCACCCGCCGACTGCCCGTCGTACGCGATCACCGTCTGACCGAAGCTGGGCGCCTCTGACACGCGCACCGAGCGCGGGATGACGGTGTCGAGCACCTCCTGGGGGAAGTGCGAGCGCACCTCCTCCGCCACCTGCTGCGCAAGACGCGTGCGACCGTCGTACATCGTCAGCACGATCGTCGACACGTGCAGCGCGGTGTTGAGGTGCTTCTGGATCATGCGGACGCTGCCGAGGAGCTGGCTCAAGCCTTCGAGCGCGTAGTACTCGCACTGGATCGGGATGAGCACCTCGTGCGCCGCGGTGAACGCGTTGATCGTCAGCAGCCCCAGCGAGGGTGGGCAGTCGATCAGCACGAAGTCCATGCGATGGTCGGCGGACGCGAGGTAATCCTCCAGCGCCGTGCGCAGCCTGTGCTCACGCGCCACCTGCGAGACCAGCTCGATCTCCGCCCCTGCGAGGTGGATCGTGCTCGGTGCGCAGAAGAGGTTCTCCGACTCCGGGCTCTGCTGCACGATGTCGGCGAGGGGGAACTCGTCGATGAGCACGTCGTAGACGCTCGGTGTCTCGGCGTTGTGCGGCACCCCGAGCGCCGTCGACGCGTTCCCCTGCGGATCGAGATCGACCACGAGCACGCGCGCACCGACGGAGGCGAGCGCGGCAGCGAGGTTCACGGCGGTCGTCGTCTTGCCGACGCCGCCCTTCTGATTCGAGACGGTGAGCACGCGCGTGCGCCCGGAGAGCTCGACCGTGGTCGCCTCGAGCGCGCGTCGTCGTGCGGAAAGCTCCGCGAGTTCTCGGGCGATGGGCGAATCGAAGGACACACCGGATCCGGACTCGTCGGATTGTTTCACGTGAAACGCTCTCCCTCACCGCACAGAACCGGACCGAATCAGTCTACCTGCGGCCTCCCCCATCTCCCGCCGACGCGACGCTGCCGTCGGCCTCAGCAGCCTGCGGTTTCTGCTCATCCGAAACCGTCAGAGCGGCGGTGGCACACAGCGTCGGACACTCGGCGGGCACAGCGAGGCGAAGCGTCCGATTCGATGTGTGACGCATGCTCCGATCCACCGGCTTACAGAGACCCATCACGCCAGAGCGAGCGGGAGCAGCACGTCATGTATGGCGTCGCGGAATCGAGTGCCCTACGGCTCGGTGCACATCGATGTTTCACGTGAAACGCCTGGTTGGCGCGTGGAGGCGGTTCGTTCCGCTGTGCGCCGAACATCATGCGGCGAATCATCGGGGCGATCCGCGACGCGCACATC
This genomic window contains:
- a CDS encoding ParB/RepB/Spo0J family partition protein, translated to MAKRTGLGRGIGALIPTAEPTEARPVDVFFPGAPAVGDSAKPGGTSTDAGSTRSSDEDLVAVPGARLVHIDPHSIVPNPRQPRTHFDPDDLAELVHSVREFGVLQPVVVRDVGNGSYELIMGERRTRAAREAGLESIPAVVRDTSDENLLRDALLENLHRSQLNPLEEASAYEQLLADFGITQEELASRIGRSRPQISNTIRLLRLPVPVQQRVAAGVLTAGHARAILSLDDETQMQRLADKIVNEDLSVRAAEAAAQGLAPRRATRPQAGARRGQLDEVAERLGDRLNTRVKVSLAAKKGQIVIDFASIQDLNRILSELGEEPFGG
- a CDS encoding ParA family protein; its protein translation is MSFDSPIARELAELSARRRALEATTVELSGRTRVLTVSNQKGGVGKTTTAVNLAAALASVGARVLVVDLDPQGNASTALGVPHNAETPSVYDVLIDEFPLADIVQQSPESENLFCAPSTIHLAGAEIELVSQVAREHRLRTALEDYLASADHRMDFVLIDCPPSLGLLTINAFTAAHEVLIPIQCEYYALEGLSQLLGSVRMIQKHLNTALHVSTIVLTMYDGRTRLAQQVAEEVRSHFPQEVLDTVIPRSVRVSEAPSFGQTVIAYDGQSAGAVAYREAAVEIIRRGETEEKEA